One genomic segment of Musa acuminata AAA Group cultivar baxijiao chromosome BXJ3-3, Cavendish_Baxijiao_AAA, whole genome shotgun sequence includes these proteins:
- the LOC135633334 gene encoding elicitor-responsive protein 1-like isoform X1, translating into MSIQGQLLEVTVVGCNKLKDTEWMSRQDPYVILEYATTKFRTSTCTDGGRNPSFQEKTALSLVEGLREISVSVWNSNTFSHDDFIGSGRVQLSKVLAQGYDDSCWSIQSRSGRYSGEVKLIMHYSNARKAEPPVLNQISVKSEASSTAK; encoded by the exons aTGTCGATCCAAGGCCAGCTTCTTGAGGTCACAG TGGTTGGATGCAACAAGTTGAAGGACACCGAGTGGATGTCGCGGCAGGACCCCTATGTAATCCTCGAATACGCCACCACCAAGTTCCGAACTAGCACCTGCACAG ATGGTGGCAGGAACCCCAGCTTCCAGGAGAAGACGGCCCTGTCTCTTGTAGAAGGTCTTCGCGAGATCAGCGTCTCGGTCTGGAATAGTAACACTTTCTCCCACGACGACTTCATCGGCAGTGGCAG GGTGCAGCTGAGCAAGGTCCTTGCTCAAGGATACGATGACTCTTGTTGGTCGATCCAGTCAAGATCTGGCAG GTACTCGGGTGAGGTAAAACTTATCATGCATTACTCAAACGCTAGAAAAGCAGAG cctccagtACTAAACCAGATTTCAGTGAAGAGCGAAGCTTCCTCTACCGCtaagtag
- the LOC135633334 gene encoding elicitor-responsive protein 1-like isoform X2 → MSIQGQLLEVTVVGCNKLKDTEWMSRQDPYVILEYATTKFRTSTCTDGGRNPSFQEKTALSLVEGLREISVSVWNSNTFSHDDFIGSGRVQLSKVLAQGYDDSCWSIQSRSGRYSGEVKLIMHYSNARKAESSLQY, encoded by the exons aTGTCGATCCAAGGCCAGCTTCTTGAGGTCACAG TGGTTGGATGCAACAAGTTGAAGGACACCGAGTGGATGTCGCGGCAGGACCCCTATGTAATCCTCGAATACGCCACCACCAAGTTCCGAACTAGCACCTGCACAG ATGGTGGCAGGAACCCCAGCTTCCAGGAGAAGACGGCCCTGTCTCTTGTAGAAGGTCTTCGCGAGATCAGCGTCTCGGTCTGGAATAGTAACACTTTCTCCCACGACGACTTCATCGGCAGTGGCAG GGTGCAGCTGAGCAAGGTCCTTGCTCAAGGATACGATGACTCTTGTTGGTCGATCCAGTCAAGATCTGGCAG GTACTCGGGTGAGGTAAAACTTATCATGCATTACTCAAACGCTAGAAAAGCAGAG agcagcctccagtACTAA